The following proteins are co-located in the Pedobacter sp. FW305-3-2-15-E-R2A2 genome:
- a CDS encoding type IX secretion system membrane protein PorP/SprF: MKKIRYTLVLAYLCFTLIGSAMAQQNIQFSQYIFNSLSVNPGYAGYKEEWFVQLGLRAQWVGVEGAPQTAIASIDGILDPRDRKMGLGFQITTDKIGVQSATSATVNYAYRLQLNGDDTERLSFGLGVGVAQYSLKGQLLTTIDKEDQAVPVGNQSNIVPDLRFGVFYNSDYWYLGLSALDVFSGPKDNLNRNQSSSLNIIRSRHAYFMGGGLINLSPDLRVRPSILIKEDFRGPTSADLNAMVIINDKIWIGASYRAGFNLWKKQLPSLPLSNQNSISGIFQFFVNDRFRIGYSYDHVTSKLGSNQNGSHELTMGLAFGKVPRSMICPRVF; this comes from the coding sequence ATGAAGAAGATCAGATATACCCTGGTACTTGCTTACCTCTGCTTCACGTTAATCGGGAGCGCAATGGCACAACAGAATATTCAGTTTTCCCAGTATATATTTAACAGTCTGAGTGTAAACCCAGGCTATGCAGGATATAAGGAGGAATGGTTTGTACAGCTGGGGCTAAGGGCACAATGGGTAGGTGTAGAAGGGGCGCCACAAACAGCGATCGCCTCCATTGATGGTATCCTGGACCCCAGAGACCGGAAGATGGGCCTGGGCTTTCAGATCACAACCGATAAGATCGGTGTTCAGTCTGCCACCTCTGCAACGGTCAATTATGCTTACCGTTTACAACTCAATGGCGACGATACAGAACGTTTAAGTTTTGGCCTGGGGGTAGGTGTGGCGCAATATAGTTTGAAGGGACAACTGCTCACAACAATCGACAAAGAGGATCAGGCGGTGCCGGTAGGAAACCAGAGCAATATTGTCCCTGATCTGCGTTTTGGCGTGTTCTATAATTCCGATTACTGGTACCTCGGGCTCTCTGCTCTGGACGTATTTTCCGGCCCCAAAGATAACCTGAACAGAAATCAGTCCTCTTCTCTAAATATCATCCGCAGCCGTCATGCTTACTTCATGGGAGGCGGATTGATCAACCTTTCTCCAGACCTGAGGGTCAGGCCAAGCATCCTGATTAAAGAAGATTTTAGAGGCCCGACAAGCGCAGACCTGAATGCAATGGTCATCATTAATGATAAAATATGGATCGGCGCTTCTTACCGGGCAGGCTTTAACCTCTGGAAGAAACAACTCCCAAGCCTGCCCCTCAGCAACCAGAATTCTATCTCCGGCATCTTCCAGTTTTTCGTCAATGATCGGTTTAGAATTGGTTATTCTTACGATCATGTGACGAGTAAATTAGGCAGCAACCAAAATGGTTCTCATGAGCTGACGATGGGCCTGGCCTTCGGAAAAGTTCCAAGGTCCATGATTTGCCCAAGGGTCTTTTAA
- a CDS encoding nucleoside-diphosphate sugar epimerase/dehydratase → MKRIFQEKVHSRWLILFIDQFILSWALCMSLLLIHRIDFVGLLDLSHVAYIILFHFIAIPVFILMEIHTGIIRYSNTKDMVRIFLAVLLSSILFTGVSNLFVVPYLQLELSWLDTVLLLNFFISSSLLILLRIVVKGLFSYFKDLEDGERGEQKEKILIYGSDATAILLKQALEALQENCCQVMGFIDDDSDKVNKYIEQTKVYHSAAIETLTRKHGIQKLVVSSDLLSLEPKKRTIEKSVELGIKVLTVPPSSQWLYGKLQFSQLKDLRIEELLQREPILLQRQNIFREVLGKRILVTGAAGSIGSEIVRQLLNYQPEYVVLCDQAETPLHELQLEVEDLALSHKVKIYMASIQNPDRMRLLFEKYKPQIVFHAAACKHVPMMEDNPAEAILTNVAGTKNLADISIAFGVEKFVMISTDKAVKPTNIMGASKRLAEIYIQSLNEKQCSPKFITTRFGNVMGSNGSVIPRFKTQIERGGPVTVTHPEITRYFMTISESVQLVLEAAAMGNGGEIFIFDMGKPIKIADLALKMIKLAGLSPIRDIKIVYSGLRPGEKLHEELLHQKEQTIPTHHQKIKISRTISYSSPYVQTVIDEVLKLNQLNDNYATVKKMKEIIPEFRSNNSIYEDLDHLLFE, encoded by the coding sequence ATGAAACGTATATTCCAGGAAAAAGTCCATTCCAGATGGCTCATTTTATTTATTGACCAGTTTATCCTGAGCTGGGCGCTTTGCATGTCGTTGTTACTCATCCATAGAATTGACTTTGTAGGTCTGCTGGACCTGAGTCACGTCGCCTATATCATTTTGTTTCATTTCATTGCCATCCCGGTTTTTATCCTCATGGAGATCCATACCGGAATCATCCGGTATTCGAATACCAAGGATATGGTGAGAATTTTCCTTGCCGTTCTGCTGAGCAGTATTTTATTTACCGGAGTCAGCAATCTTTTTGTCGTCCCTTATCTTCAGCTGGAGCTGAGCTGGCTTGATACCGTCCTGCTCCTCAACTTCTTTATTTCCTCTTCTTTGCTCATTCTGTTGAGGATTGTGGTAAAAGGGCTCTTTTCCTATTTCAAGGACCTGGAAGATGGAGAACGCGGAGAACAAAAAGAAAAGATCCTGATCTATGGTTCTGATGCGACGGCCATCTTACTGAAACAGGCATTGGAGGCTTTGCAGGAAAACTGTTGTCAGGTGATGGGATTTATTGACGACGATTCAGATAAGGTGAACAAATACATCGAACAAACAAAGGTTTACCATTCGGCAGCCATCGAAACACTGACGCGGAAACATGGGATTCAAAAACTGGTTGTCAGCAGTGACTTGCTCTCTCTGGAGCCTAAAAAGAGAACCATTGAGAAATCCGTAGAGCTCGGTATCAAAGTACTTACTGTCCCTCCTTCCAGTCAATGGCTATATGGCAAACTTCAGTTTAGCCAATTGAAAGACCTCCGCATTGAAGAGCTTTTACAACGGGAGCCCATCCTTCTCCAGCGACAAAACATCTTTAGGGAAGTTCTTGGCAAACGCATTCTCGTTACCGGTGCTGCCGGTTCTATTGGCTCTGAGATTGTCCGCCAGCTGTTGAATTACCAGCCGGAATATGTCGTTTTATGCGACCAGGCGGAGACACCCCTTCATGAATTGCAGCTGGAAGTGGAAGACCTTGCTCTAAGTCATAAGGTAAAGATCTATATGGCCAGCATTCAGAATCCGGACCGGATGCGGTTGCTTTTTGAAAAATACAAACCGCAGATTGTGTTTCATGCAGCGGCATGTAAACATGTTCCTATGATGGAGGACAATCCGGCAGAGGCCATTCTGACCAATGTGGCCGGAACGAAAAATCTCGCCGACATTTCTATTGCCTTCGGTGTGGAGAAATTTGTGATGATCTCTACCGATAAAGCCGTTAAACCGACCAATATCATGGGTGCATCCAAGCGGTTGGCAGAGATCTACATACAATCCTTAAATGAAAAACAGTGTTCTCCAAAGTTTATCACCACACGTTTTGGCAATGTGATGGGATCCAATGGCTCCGTAATCCCCAGATTTAAGACACAAATAGAACGTGGGGGGCCTGTAACGGTGACCCATCCGGAGATCACCCGCTACTTCATGACCATTTCTGAGTCCGTGCAGCTGGTACTTGAGGCAGCAGCAATGGGGAATGGCGGAGAGATTTTCATTTTTGACATGGGAAAACCGATCAAGATTGCAGATTTGGCATTGAAGATGATCAAGCTCGCCGGCCTATCCCCCATCAGGGACATTAAAATTGTTTACAGCGGTTTAAGGCCGGGAGAAAAGCTTCATGAAGAACTGTTACATCAAAAAGAGCAAACCATCCCTACCCACCATCAAAAGATCAAAATCTCCAGAACCATCAGCTACAGTTCTCCCTACGTACAAACCGTCATCGATGAGGTCTTAAAACTTAATCAGCTCAATGACAATTATGCAACGGTGAAAAAGATGAAAGAGATTATTCCTGAATTCAGGAGCAATAATTCTATTTACGAAGACCTGGACCATCTGCTATTTGAATAA
- a CDS encoding GNAT family N-acetyltransferase: MQYTLITIQQKKEWVDYIKRSAEYDFYHTWHYHALDESGSPFLFVYQEAADFIAFPLIRRRIEGSALSDFSSVYGYAGPVSNLKFEQLSEGFMDRFKLIFLSFLEQEEQVSVFSRLHPLFRQCLLLERFGGLHDNGKTICIDLSIPVEQQRKKYKKNIYESIKKSWKAGLRVVESKKTADISTFREIYKENMLRIGASDYYHFSLRYFLDLLGTDEFDCRLILVYDGEEAISGSIVTFTGNIAQCHLMATRTRYLNNSPAKFLIDEISLIGRRCGMRYYHLGGGLGFKEDSLFRWKSGFSDFLLSYKSWRFVINPPQYQLLVKKAGMALHPEVDFFPLYRYPLQKL; encoded by the coding sequence ATGCAGTATACCCTTATTACCATCCAACAGAAAAAAGAATGGGTAGATTATATTAAAAGATCTGCAGAATACGACTTTTACCATACCTGGCATTACCATGCGCTTGATGAAAGCGGGAGTCCCTTTCTTTTCGTCTACCAGGAGGCGGCAGACTTTATTGCTTTCCCTTTAATCCGACGACGGATCGAAGGTTCTGCACTCTCCGATTTCAGCTCCGTATACGGTTATGCCGGACCTGTCTCCAACCTTAAATTTGAACAGCTCAGTGAAGGTTTCATGGATCGCTTTAAACTCATCTTTCTCTCTTTTCTGGAGCAGGAAGAGCAGGTTTCCGTTTTTTCCAGGCTTCATCCTTTATTCCGGCAATGCTTGCTTCTGGAAAGGTTTGGCGGGCTCCACGACAATGGGAAGACCATTTGTATAGACCTGAGTATCCCTGTGGAGCAGCAACGAAAGAAATACAAAAAGAACATTTATGAATCCATTAAGAAATCATGGAAAGCAGGGCTCCGGGTGGTAGAATCCAAGAAAACAGCCGACATCAGCACTTTCAGGGAGATCTATAAGGAGAATATGCTGCGGATCGGCGCATCAGATTACTATCACTTCAGCCTCCGTTATTTCCTGGATCTTTTGGGCACCGATGAGTTCGATTGCCGCTTAATTTTGGTCTACGACGGCGAGGAAGCCATTAGTGGATCCATTGTGACCTTTACCGGAAACATTGCCCAGTGTCACCTGATGGCTACACGCACCAGATACCTCAACAATTCGCCAGCTAAGTTTCTGATCGATGAAATCAGCCTCATCGGAAGAAGGTGCGGCATGCGTTATTATCACCTTGGCGGTGGCCTGGGTTTTAAAGAAGATTCCCTGTTTAGATGGAAATCCGGTTTCTCAGATTTCCTGTTAAGCTATAAAAGCTGGAGGTTTGTGATCAATCCCCCTCAATATCAGTTGCTGGTAAAAAAAGCCGGGATGGCCCTCCATCCTGAAGTTGATTTCTTTCCCCTTTACCGTTACCCTCTACAAAAATTATAA
- a CDS encoding GNAT family N-acetyltransferase, with amino-acid sequence MKKTLTILEKEEWKNYVRNSLQHDFYHTWYYHSLDNTGLPLLFVYEEGENYIAFPLIQRAIAATTYGDLTSVYGYTGPISNQRFESLGHAFLQRFRESFLAFLKEGQFVSVFSRLHPFFDQHLSIEAMGGIHANGKTIAIDLRISLEEQRQKYHKRLREKIRQLKRKGYTLREGNSLEDISTFAAIYTENMKRIGASDYYLFTPSYFSDLHHSDEFNSKLLLIEIEGKAVCGAFIVCTNDIIQAHLLGTLTAYLPDSPAKLLTDEITIIGREMGAKYFHLGGGLNFKQDSLFEWKAGFSDLILDFSSWRYIADPVVYDSLLEELPLDKSSDIDFFPLYRYQVPAH; translated from the coding sequence ATGAAAAAAACACTCACGATCCTGGAAAAAGAAGAATGGAAGAATTATGTCAGAAATTCTTTGCAGCATGATTTTTACCATACCTGGTATTACCATTCCCTGGACAACACCGGCTTGCCCTTGCTCTTTGTATACGAGGAAGGAGAAAATTACATCGCTTTTCCACTGATTCAGAGGGCCATTGCCGCTACTACCTATGGCGATCTGACCTCTGTATACGGATATACCGGCCCGATTTCGAACCAACGTTTTGAATCTCTTGGCCATGCCTTTCTTCAGCGGTTCAGGGAATCCTTTCTGGCTTTCCTGAAAGAGGGGCAGTTTGTCTCCGTATTTTCAAGGCTGCATCCTTTTTTCGACCAGCATTTATCCATTGAAGCCATGGGTGGAATTCATGCCAACGGGAAGACCATTGCGATAGACCTCCGTATTTCGCTGGAAGAACAGCGACAGAAATACCATAAGCGACTTCGGGAGAAGATCCGTCAACTGAAACGAAAAGGCTATACTTTAAGGGAAGGGAATTCTTTGGAAGACATCAGCACTTTCGCTGCCATTTATACAGAAAACATGAAAAGGATTGGTGCTTCAGATTATTACCTCTTTACCCCATCCTATTTTAGCGACCTCCATCATTCCGATGAATTTAACAGCAAACTGCTCTTGATCGAGATTGAGGGGAAGGCGGTTTGCGGCGCTTTTATTGTCTGCACCAACGACATCATCCAGGCTCATCTTCTGGGAACCCTGACCGCCTATCTCCCCGATTCTCCGGCAAAGCTGCTTACCGATGAAATCACCATTATCGGACGGGAGATGGGCGCTAAATATTTCCACCTCGGTGGAGGATTAAACTTCAAACAGGATTCGCTTTTTGAATGGAAAGCAGGTTTCTCCGACCTCATTCTGGATTTCAGCAGCTGGCGTTACATTGCTGATCCGGTCGTTTACGATTCGCTTCTGGAGGAGTTACCACTGGACAAATCCTCAGATATAGACTTCTTTCCCTTATATAGATATCAGGTTCCCGCCCATTAA
- a CDS encoding GNAT family N-acetyltransferase has product MNYQVYLRPLALTDAEIACKWRNNPKIWGYTKHRAEQLISPEIEREWIAMVMARPNERRFAICLQRSGQYIGNIQLVDIRDRNAHYHIFIGEEKFWGKGIAFLATQQILKYAFDELNLQTVMLDVHHKNLAALALYRKTGFKQINYGSRFIDMILTRQEYQRLNPL; this is encoded by the coding sequence ATGAACTACCAGGTTTACCTCCGGCCCCTGGCCCTTACAGATGCGGAAATTGCCTGTAAATGGCGGAACAATCCAAAAATATGGGGTTATACCAAACATCGCGCTGAGCAGCTCATCAGTCCGGAAATAGAACGGGAATGGATTGCAATGGTAATGGCCAGGCCGAACGAAAGGCGTTTTGCCATTTGCCTGCAACGCTCCGGTCAATACATCGGCAATATCCAGCTGGTAGACATCAGGGATCGCAACGCACATTACCACATCTTTATCGGCGAGGAAAAATTCTGGGGAAAAGGCATTGCATTTTTGGCGACACAGCAAATCCTGAAGTATGCTTTTGACGAGTTAAACCTGCAGACCGTCATGCTCGATGTACACCACAAAAATCTGGCGGCGCTTGCACTGTACAGAAAAACAGGCTTTAAGCAAATCAATTATGGTAGTCGATTTATTGACATGATACTGACCCGTCAGGAATACCAGCGGTTAAACCCGTTATAA
- a CDS encoding phytanoyl-CoA dioxygenase family protein, which translates to MKNLFNYPPEKEKDFETAMDKYGWLIYENVLSPEFVEEINQSLNDAYLVRRQIQRENGIDLDMAGTLHHLLEPGNFGLKFVSERYCDQQIRQFLKGNYILNGINGVINLKDAKPYVQNIHRDIRSFTGELKLMVQMMVLLDDFTAQNGATFFLSGSHKTDTKPNEVRFFGKSDRAIAKKGSIILFDSLLWHAAGKNYTDLPRRALTLSYTVPYFKQQLDYPRFLGYDFGESLSEELRQVIGYNARVPANLYEYYQPPHRRMYKQGQG; encoded by the coding sequence TTGAAAAACCTATTCAATTACCCTCCGGAAAAGGAGAAAGATTTTGAAACCGCTATGGATAAATATGGCTGGTTAATTTATGAAAATGTGTTAAGTCCTGAATTTGTAGAGGAGATCAACCAATCGCTCAATGATGCTTACCTCGTCCGCCGACAAATTCAGCGGGAGAATGGCATTGACCTCGATATGGCCGGGACGCTCCACCATTTGCTAGAGCCTGGAAATTTCGGATTAAAATTTGTCAGTGAGCGCTATTGCGATCAGCAGATCAGGCAATTCCTCAAGGGCAATTATATCCTGAACGGGATCAATGGCGTGATCAATTTAAAGGATGCCAAGCCCTATGTTCAGAACATCCACCGCGACATCCGGAGCTTTACCGGGGAGCTGAAGCTGATGGTTCAGATGATGGTCCTGCTCGATGATTTCACCGCGCAAAACGGGGCTACCTTTTTCCTTTCCGGCTCTCATAAAACGGATACCAAGCCCAATGAAGTTCGGTTTTTCGGCAAATCAGATCGTGCCATCGCGAAAAAGGGCAGCATCATTTTATTTGACTCCCTGTTATGGCATGCCGCCGGAAAAAACTATACCGACCTTCCCAGACGGGCCCTGACGCTCAGCTATACCGTTCCTTACTTTAAGCAGCAGCTCGATTACCCCCGCTTTCTCGGTTATGATTTCGGAGAAAGCCTGTCCGAAGAACTGCGTCAGGTAATTGGATACAATGCAAGGGTTCCTGCGAATTTATATGAATATTATCAACCCCCACATCGAAGAATGTATAAACAAGGACAAGGATGA
- a CDS encoding GNAT family N-acetyltransferase encodes MTYQLITIRQRLEWTAYVQRSIHHDFHHTWSYHSLGEDTDPFLFVFEEQDLFIALPLLKRAIEGTDWSDLTSVYGYTGPISNHDFETLDESLIDRFRLSFLDFMKNGKYVCVFSRLQPFLDQPRLLEKIGGLRDNGQTVYIDLRMPIEMQRLKYEKRLARKIRQLRNKDFQIRETDSLADIIAFTAMYLDNMERNGASSRYLYDEAYFKRLLNTTEPDCRLIMVYDGNIPICGNIIMYTRHVIRNHLSATAAAYTQLSPSKLIIDEISIIARSLGISYYHLGGGLNGKPDSLFQFKSAFSDLILEDKTWCFIADQEQYQQLVDARAAPKESSFFPQYRALNS; translated from the coding sequence ATGACTTATCAGCTCATCACCATCCGACAACGACTGGAATGGACCGCTTATGTTCAGCGTTCCATCCACCATGATTTCCATCATACCTGGTCTTATCACTCCCTCGGGGAAGATACCGATCCTTTTCTTTTTGTATTCGAGGAGCAGGACCTCTTCATCGCCTTGCCCCTCCTCAAAAGAGCAATTGAAGGTACTGACTGGTCTGACCTCACCTCAGTTTACGGCTATACCGGGCCGATTTCCAACCATGATTTCGAGACACTCGACGAGTCACTGATCGATCGGTTCAGGCTGTCTTTTCTGGACTTCATGAAGAATGGCAAATATGTCTGTGTGTTTTCCAGGCTCCAACCCTTCCTCGATCAGCCCCGCTTACTGGAAAAAATAGGCGGACTGCGGGACAACGGGCAAACCGTCTACATCGACCTCAGGATGCCCATTGAAATGCAGCGGTTGAAATACGAAAAGCGGCTTGCCCGAAAAATCAGGCAGCTGAGAAACAAGGATTTCCAGATCAGGGAAACCGACAGCCTTGCCGACATAATAGCTTTCACCGCCATGTACCTGGACAATATGGAAAGAAATGGTGCCTCTTCCAGATACCTGTACGATGAAGCCTATTTTAAGCGGTTGTTAAATACAACCGAGCCTGATTGCCGGCTCATTATGGTTTACGATGGCAATATCCCCATTTGCGGGAACATCATCATGTATACCCGGCATGTCATCAGGAACCATTTATCGGCCACTGCCGCTGCCTATACCCAGCTTTCCCCGAGCAAACTCATCATCGATGAAATCAGCATTATCGCACGCAGCCTGGGGATCAGTTATTACCACCTTGGCGGAGGTTTGAATGGAAAACCGGATTCCTTGTTTCAATTCAAATCGGCTTTCTCTGATCTGATTCTGGAAGACAAGACCTGGTGTTTCATCGCCGATCAGGAGCAATACCAGCAGCTCGTCGATGCCAGGGCGGCTCCAAAAGAAAGCAGCTTTTTCCCACAATACAGAGCGCTAAATTCCTAA
- a CDS encoding glycosyltransferase family 4 protein, giving the protein MERKIKKILLVCDSSDSLLDFRGKLIEALLLKNEVIVFSPKIVRQDIRERLLGMGVQLRENDLKPSHVSVLSDLHYLRALYRVIKEIQPDVFFPYAFKPVIYGTLVAKFCRVKRITPMLTGLGYNFSDVNRRKGLVSMITRMLLKYSLRPDPGLRIIFQNKDDRKKLITRGIIGPKHQSYVVNGSGVDLSHYHYTPPRTTPLSFLMISRLINAKGIREFFEAAKLMRQRYPEIRFKLIGAFDPNIDAIGPDLYEKISSGEVIEYYGSVSDVRPFLANASIVVLPSYYGEGVPRSLLEAMAMGRGIITSNSVGCKETVNPATNAVNGFLVPVKDVSALVSSMEYFYKHTTDVVQFGLNGRKFAKEKFEISLINERMLHILQEA; this is encoded by the coding sequence ATGGAACGAAAAATAAAGAAAATACTGCTGGTTTGTGATTCTTCGGATTCACTGCTGGATTTCCGCGGCAAATTAATTGAGGCCTTGCTCCTCAAAAATGAGGTCATCGTATTCAGCCCTAAAATCGTGCGACAAGACATCAGAGAACGATTGCTCGGGATGGGTGTACAACTCAGGGAGAACGATTTAAAACCCAGTCATGTATCCGTATTGTCGGATTTACACTACCTCCGTGCCTTGTACCGGGTGATTAAAGAGATTCAGCCGGATGTCTTTTTTCCTTATGCTTTTAAGCCCGTGATTTACGGGACGTTGGTGGCCAAATTTTGTCGCGTAAAGCGGATCACCCCGATGTTAACCGGTCTGGGTTACAATTTCAGCGATGTGAACCGGAGGAAAGGACTCGTCAGCATGATCACCAGGATGCTTTTAAAATATAGTTTGAGACCAGATCCCGGACTGAGGATCATCTTTCAGAACAAGGACGACCGGAAGAAACTGATCACCAGAGGCATTATTGGCCCCAAACATCAATCCTATGTAGTGAATGGTTCGGGAGTAGACCTTAGTCATTATCACTATACCCCTCCCCGCACTACGCCTTTAAGTTTCCTTATGATCTCCAGGCTGATCAATGCCAAAGGGATCCGCGAATTTTTTGAAGCAGCAAAGCTGATGCGACAGCGTTATCCGGAAATCCGGTTTAAGCTGATTGGCGCTTTTGATCCAAACATTGATGCAATTGGCCCGGACCTGTACGAAAAAATCAGTTCGGGTGAGGTGATTGAATACTATGGCTCCGTGTCTGACGTACGTCCTTTTCTGGCCAATGCTTCTATTGTGGTCCTTCCTTCCTATTACGGAGAGGGCGTACCGAGGAGTTTGCTTGAGGCGATGGCCATGGGAAGGGGAATTATCACCAGTAATTCCGTAGGCTGTAAAGAGACCGTGAACCCAGCTACCAATGCTGTTAACGGATTTTTAGTACCTGTTAAAGATGTTTCTGCCTTGGTTTCCAGCATGGAATACTTCTACAAGCATACCACTGACGTTGTTCAGTTTGGACTGAACGGGAGAAAATTTGCTAAAGAAAAATTTGAAATCAGCCTTATTAATGAACGCATGCTTCATATCCTGCAGGAGGCTTAA
- a CDS encoding NAD-dependent epimerase/dehydratase family protein, which yields MRVLVTGTAGFIGSYMAKALLERGDEVIGIDNINDYYEVSLKYARLAEMGIEATEITYAKPIDSDKYGQYTFIKLDICDTLAMQTLFETYEFEAVCHLAAQAGVRYSLTNPDAYIDSNIKGFLNVLECCRYNRIRHLLYASSSSVYGLNKEMPFSTDQQTDLPVSLYAASKKSNELMAHAYSHLFRIPATGLRFFTVYGPWGRPDMALFLFTKAITEGKAIQVFNNGQMKRDFTYIDDIISRMLFILDRPQPANSPVPHRVFNIGRGAPVSLTDFIQEIEKNLKMVAKREYLPMQDGDVVATWADIGELEALCPHQAWVSVEDGVRNFVNWYQEFYQKERGQVAVVLPSKN from the coding sequence ATGAGAGTATTAGTAACCGGAACAGCCGGATTTATCGGATCCTATATGGCCAAAGCCTTATTGGAGCGTGGCGATGAAGTGATCGGGATAGACAACATCAATGATTATTATGAGGTCAGTCTGAAATATGCGCGCCTGGCAGAAATGGGGATTGAGGCTACGGAAATTACCTATGCAAAACCTATAGACAGCGACAAATATGGTCAGTATACCTTTATCAAACTGGACATCTGTGATACGCTCGCCATGCAGACGCTCTTTGAGACCTATGAATTTGAAGCCGTTTGTCACCTTGCCGCACAGGCTGGTGTACGCTACAGTTTAACCAATCCTGATGCCTATATCGATTCCAACATCAAAGGCTTTTTGAATGTGCTGGAATGCTGCCGTTACAACAGGATCAGGCACCTTCTTTATGCCAGTTCTTCCAGTGTCTATGGCTTAAACAAGGAAATGCCCTTCTCTACCGACCAGCAGACCGACCTTCCTGTTTCCTTATACGCTGCTTCTAAAAAAAGTAATGAACTCATGGCACATGCTTACAGTCACCTGTTCCGGATCCCCGCTACCGGCCTTCGGTTTTTTACCGTTTATGGTCCCTGGGGCAGACCAGACATGGCTTTATTTCTTTTCACCAAGGCCATTACGGAAGGAAAAGCCATTCAGGTCTTTAACAATGGACAAATGAAAAGGGATTTCACCTATATCGACGACATTATTTCCCGGATGCTGTTCATTCTTGACCGGCCACAACCAGCGAATAGCCCCGTCCCCCATCGTGTTTTTAACATCGGCAGAGGGGCACCGGTAAGCCTGACTGATTTCATTCAGGAGATTGAGAAAAACCTGAAAATGGTGGCCAAACGGGAATACTTACCCATGCAGGACGGTGATGTGGTAGCCACCTGGGCCGATATTGGCGAACTCGAGGCATTATGTCCTCATCAAGCCTGGGTTTCGGTGGAAGATGGCGTGAGAAACTTTGTGAACTGGTACCAGGAATTCTATCAAAAAGAGCGTGGTCAGGTTGCAGTAGTCCTTCCTTCTAAAAATTAA